A window of the Ogataea parapolymorpha DL-1 chromosome V, whole genome shotgun sequence genome harbors these coding sequences:
- a CDS encoding Spindle assembly checkpoint component MAD1, translated as MSGQSTPSSPFIAHPHEVPGDRDLQKRLATLEYQYSQLKDSYEIDKVKSQAIVKRLERDLEHRSREYEAAVSDSKLLFDENNKLKRELRELADNFEQTTGENRSLRTELDAKTCKLNRHLGEFQEIEKRLEDVIALKDAELRHKDSELLRLRDSMREELALKSSRIDELADQLRIKDSQILEMRERNVHIDETKARELYEKECSNQLEYIRELEKKNLELSNKLRTLQSKQDYVQVLREEKATLSQRLATYEALETEYEDLKLRYAAMEQKLGDWPLSDPPAIILNKCSVLESTNSQLSQKNEFLRNELARTQQEVVDLQSKLLESNDRQTALKSKLSEKDTENTKLSNNVKLLTQEIQFLKDRIDNVTEENTMLMKNKGVEAENAQKFEGLVALLESYKQQLQSLQSQDTGQKRRRSELEQPNGAAQLAEELKRKIDENNELVRTIEEKNKRLVQLEVEVKKLGSSGNERGVRVLELRENPAARHERVTRKMLEKLRQENQQLVDAKLATDQLIPKTVYERVCLEQDQLQEEIKSINKRMTRLREMFSSKVARFNEIVFLLLGYKIELLSETKLKMYPKFNRDSFIQVDLSRHGSKKGHLLDGDGIRVKLPAEAGFQKVDVNNLIRFWVQEKQQPCCFFNALNLELYDKGQELLPS; from the coding sequence ATGTCTGGACAAAGCACGCCGAGCTCGCCATTTATAGCGCATCCGCACGAGGTACCGGGTGATCGCGATCTGCAGAAACGGCTGGCCACTCTGGAATACCAGTACAGCCAGCTGAAGGACAGCTACGAGATAGACAAGGTCAAGAGCCAGGCTATAGTGAAGAGGCTGGAGAGGGATCTGGAGCACAGATCAAGGGAGTACGAGGCCGCCGTCAGCGATTCGAAGCTGCTATTTGATGagaacaacaagctgaagcGTGAATTGAGAGAACTGGCCGACAACTTCGAACAGACGACGGGCGAGAACAGATCGCTCAGGACAGAGCTCGATGCCAAGACGTGCAAGCTGAATAGACATCTGGGCGAGTTCCAGGAGATAGAAAAGCGTCTGGAGGATGTTATTGCACTCAAGGACGCCGAATTGCGGCACAAGGATTCGGAATTGCTCCGATTAAGGGATTCAATGCgcgaggagctggctctTAAGAGTAGCCGGATCGATGAGCTCGCAGACCAACTGCGTATCAAAGATTcacagattttggaaatgcGTGAGCGCAACGTACATATTGACGAGACCAAAGCTCGCGAGTTGTACGAGAAAGAGTGCAGCAACCAGTTGGAATACATccgcgagctggaaaagaagaatCTGGAGCTGAGCAACAAATTGCGTACGTTGCAGTCGAAACAGGATTATGTTCAGGTGCTGAGGGAGGAGAAGGCGACGTTGTCCCAGAGATTGGCTACGTATGAGGCTCTTGAGACCGAGTATGAGGACCTGAAACTCAGATACGCAGCGATGGAGCAGAAATTGGGAGACTGGCCTCTTTCGGATCCTCCTGCCATCATTCTCAATAAATGCTCCGTGCTGgagtccacaaacagccAGCTTTCGCAGAAGAACGAATTTCTACGTAACGAGCTTGCGCGTACTCAGCAAGAGGTGGTCGATCTGCAATCaaagctgctggagtcgaaCGACCGGCAAACGGCGCTCAAGTCCAAGCTGTCTGAGAAAGACACCGAGAACACCAAGCTAAGTAACAACGTCAAGCTGTTAACGCAGGAAATTCAGTTTTTGAAGGACAGAATCGACAACGTGACAGAGGAGAACACgatgttgatgaaaaataaaggTGTGGAAGCAGAGAACGCGCAGAAGTTTGAAGGGCTTGTGGCGCTTCTTGAGTCGTACAAACAGCAGTTACAAAGTTTACAGAGCCAGGATACAGGACAGAAAAGGCGCAGAAGCGAGCTAGAGCAGCCAAACGGAGCTGCACAGCtggccgaggagctgaagagaaagatcgacgagaatAACGAATTGGTGCGGACTATtgaggaaaaaaacaaGCGGTTGGTCCAGCTGGAAGTGGAAGTAAAGAAGCTGGGTAGCAGCGGCAATGAAAGGGGCGTCCGGGTACTGGAATTGCGCGAGAATCCGGCCGCGAGACACGAACGCGTAACTAGGAAaatgctggagaaactaCGACAGGagaaccagcagctggtcgacgcCAAGCTCGCAACCGACCAGCTGATCCCCAAAACGGTGTACGAGCGTGTTTGTCTGGAGCAGGACCAGCTACAGGAGGAGATAAAGTCAATAAACAAGCGAATGACCCGGCTACGCGAGATGTTTAGCTCGAAAGTGGCGCGGTTCAACGAGATTgtgtttctgctgcttggATACAAAATCGAGCTTCTCAGTGAGACAAAGCTCAAAATGTATCCCAAGTTCAACAGAGACAGTTTCATACAAGTCGATCTGAGTCGGCACGGCAGCAAAAAGGGCCATCTTCTGGATGGAGACGGAATCCGAGTGAAACTTCCGGCCGAAGCCGGATTCCAAAAAGTCGACGTCAATAACCTAATTCGGTTCTGGGTCCAGGAGAAGCAGCAACCatgctgtttcttcaatGCACTGAACCTGGAACTTTACGACAAGGGCCAGGAGTTGCTCCCGAGTTAG
- a CDS encoding G-protein coupled receptor, translating to MWKEVLGVCLLVVVHAINFQVAERLVHRIVLPYICSSTGIFRSSQSLQETLSKDLEKILQKPVQLNPNVEQTFIKPLLEPKITSTENKVIKKAAQVLFNVSISFSLQIIGLVLFEIIDLGNSAARVWDWEFTLSVLIFLLTYVNPSLLLFMAVSRLPLVSRVARLLSTKHKGLVFLLVFITWALVFRTFNVLATAASQMESYSLFFSNSLIEVTMLGVTCLAALNGIGSVSSLYYSFIKKHKRVRKTDIARSVETLRTTTELIHTRTTELAQSPSNSDLKNELGALNQMKRELLQDLSFLVANYHSQQYVASLRGKVSKWANVLFSLYCLYKIVNIMVIRLPIIYFEEFGLKSPKPDAQSADTLSVTIARIIAKHYDIGNYEDQLATNVSFVFSFFLFCCSFQSVVTTFHKLGKLLPSAKDQSAVSDSSFFFDLLVCELTGVYLLSTTLLLHTHLLASRLTLFDHDISFIDVWFDKCFGFGCTVSIVGLFISEQLEHFYKDEDDQFDHPMIYDEEALVEGRGKIN from the coding sequence ATGTGGAAAGAGGTATTGGGCGTCTGTCTTTTGGTCGTTGTCCACGCGATAAACTTCCAGGTGGCAGAACGACTCGTCCACAGAATTGTTCTACCCTATATCTGCTCTTCAACCGGCATTTTCCGGTCCTCGCAGTCCTTGCAAGAGACCCTGAGCAAAGACCTGGAAAAGATCCTCCAGAAACCCGTCCAGTTGAACCCAAATGTCGAACAGACATTCATCAAGCCCCTGTTGGAGCCCAAAATAACCAGCACGGAGAATAAGGTCATCAAAAAAGCGGCACAGGTGCTCTTCAATGTGTCTATCTCGTTCTCTTTACAAATAATTGGCCTGGTCCTGTTTGAAATTATTGATTTGGGAAACTCTGCAGCTCGCGTGTGGGACTGGGAATTTACGCTGTCGGTGCTGATTTTTCTGTTAACGTACGTGAACCCAAGTCTGCTGCTATTCATGGCTGTCTCCCGTCTTCCTCTTGTATCTCGCGTGGCCCGACTATTGAGCACTAAACACAAGGGACTGGTTTTCCTGCTGGTGTTCATAACGTGGGCTCTGGTTTTCCGGACTTTCAACGTTTTAGCCACAGCTGCGTCCCAGATGGAGAGCTATTCGcttttcttctcaaactcattGATAGAAGTCACCATGTTGGGTGTGACCTGTCTCGCGGCCCTGAACGGCATTGGATCTGTGTCCTCTTTGTACTATtctttcatcaaaaagcaCAAACGTGTGCGAAAGACAGACATTGCTAGAAGCGTTGAGACGCTGCGCACGACAACAGAACTGATCCACACCAGAACCACCGAGCTAGCACAGTCGCCCTCGAATTCGGActtgaagaacgagctTGGGGCCTTGAACCAGATGAAGCGCGAGCTACTGCAGGACCTCTCCTTTTTGGTTGCCAATTACCATTCCCAGCAGTATGTGGCCTCACTCCGAGGCAAGGTCTCCAAATGGGCCAACGTTCTCTTTTCGCTCTACTGTCTGTACAAAATTGTGAACATCATGGTCATCCGGCTGCCAATAATATATTTTGAGGAATTCGGACTCAAATCTCCGAAACCTGACGCCCAGTCTGCCGATACGCTTTCTGTTACCATCGCACGAATCATCGCCAAACACTACGATATCGGCAACTACGAGGACCAGCTGGCCACCAACGTGAGCTTTGTTTTCTcatttttcctgttttgcTGCTCGTTCCAGAGCGTGGTGACCACTTTCCACAAGCTAGGCAAATTGCTACCGTCTGCAAAAGACCAGTCAGCTGTGTCTGATtcgtcgttctttttcgacCTTCTTGTCTGCGAGTTGACAGGCGTTTATCTACTGTCAACCACCCTGCTGCTTCACACACATCTACTCGCTAGCCGTCTCACGCTCTTCGATCACGATATTTCCTTTATCGACGTTTGGTTCGATAAGTGTTTTGGGTTTGGGTGTACAGTGAGCATTGTGGGACTGTTTATTTCTGAACAATTGGAGCATTTCTATAAAGATGAAGACGACCAGTTCGATCATCCGATGATttacgacgaggaggccCTCGTGGAAGGACGGGGGAAAATTAACTAG
- a CDS encoding recombination/transcription regulation protein produces the protein MATKFRQPQWLKNNGFAPHVYLFRNIESGQVMYSQTPHITKYQIEQQSFRPNWENRKPSKRRDLWRPMAVAQFDSHEKAVRAYNALVELKYMRQVSKRKEAEALRKRNQFQQIWYFGQYRPTWAQESVSDLTTVLDELRLSSKIYWDSLWRKGDDKYWKDLQVEHDELDKVSPREKFVALSEVEQKWKEEQEAAEVEQQPQPTV, from the coding sequence ATGGCCACTAAGTTCAGACAGCCCCAGTGGCTAAAGAACAACGGGTTTGCGCCGCACGTCTATCTGTTTCGCAATATTGAATCAGGCCAAGTGATGTACTCCCAGACGCCCCACATCACCAAATACCAGATCGAACAACAGAGTTTTAGACCCAACTGGGAAAACAGGAAGCCTTCAAAAAGACGCGATCTATGGCGTCCGATGGCCGTCGCACAGTTTGATTCACACGAAAAGGCGGTCAGAGCCTACAATGCGCTAGTTGAGCTCAAATACATGCGTCAAGTGTCAAAACGGAAGGAGGCAGAGGCTCTGCGGAAGAGAAACCAGTTTCAACAGATCTGGTACTTTGGCCAATACCGTCCAACGTGGGCTCAGGAGTCCGTGAGCGATCTCACCACTGTGCTAGACGAACTTAGACTTTCCTCGAAAATTTACTGGGACTCTTTATGGCGTAAAGGAGACGACAAGTATTGGAAAGATTTGCAAGTGGAGcacgacgagctggacaaggtGAGCCCAAGAGAGAAGTTCGTGGCGCTAAGCGAGGTGGAGCAAAAAtggaaagaagagcaggaaGCTGCTGAGGTCGAACAACAACCACAACCTACCGTGTAA
- a CDS encoding Citrate synthase, mitochondrial, with translation MSALRTVTRTASRKSTLYNAIRAYSTKESTLKERFAELLPEKQAQVKELKAKYGKTVIGEVLLEQAYGGMRGIKGLVWEGSVLDPLEGIRFRGRTIPDIQKELPKAEGGEQPLPEALFWLLLTGEVPTAAQTKAFSEELAARSKLPKHVEEIIDRSPATLHPMAQFSIAVTALESESQFAKAYAAGVNKKEYWKYTYEDSIELLAKLPVIAARIYRNVFKDGKVASVDTSLDYSANFANMLGYGSNPEFLELMRLYLSIHSDHEGGNVSAHTTHLVGSALSSPFLSLAAGLNGLAGPLHGRANQEVLEWLKAMQSELKGDISKENIEKYLWNTLNSGRVVPGYGHAVLRKTDPRYTAQREFALKHMPDYDLFKLVSNIYEVAPKVLTEHGKTKNPWPNVDSHSGVLLQYYGFTEESFYTVLFGVSRAFGVLPQLIIDRGLGMPIERPKSFSTEKYKQLVESINKA, from the exons ATGTCTGCATTGAGAACCGTTACCAGAACAGCCTCAAGAAAATCTACGCTGTACAATGCCATTCGTGCCTACTCTACCAAGGAGTCGACTCTGAAGGAAAGATTCGCTGAGCTTTTGCCAGAGAAGCAAGCTCAAGTTaaggagctcaaggccaAATACGGTAAAACT GTGATTGGCGAGGTGTTGTTAGAACAGGCCTACGGTGGTATGAGAGGTATCAAGGGTTTGGTCTGGGAAGGCTCTGTTTTGGATCCTTTGGAAGGAATTCGGTTCAGAGGAAGAACCATTCCGGACatccagaaagagctcCCTAAGGCCGAGGGCGGCGAGCAACCACTTCCAGAGGCCCTTTTCTGGCTCCTGCTGACCGGCGAGGTCCCTACTGCCGCCCAGACCAAGGCTTTTTCGGAGGAGCTCGCTGCCAGATCGAAATTGCCAAAACATGTTGAAGAGATCATCGACAGATCCCCAGCTACTTTGCACCCTATGGCCCAATTCTCCATTGCTGTGACCGCTTTGGAGTCCGAGTCCCAGTTCGCCAAGGCATATGCAGCAGGTGTCAACAAAAAAGAGTACTGGAAGTACACCTACGAAGACTCGATCGAGCTTCTGGCCAAGCTACCAGTCATCGCCGCCAGAATCTACAGAAACGTGTTCAAGGACGGTAAGGTCGCTTCTGTGGACACCAGCCTGGACTACAGTGCCAACTTTGCCAACATGCTTGGTTACGGCTCCAACCCAGAGTTCCTTGAACTCATGAGACTGTATTTGTCCATTCACTCCGACCACGAGGGCGGTAACGTTTCTGCACACACCACCCACCTGGTTGGATCCGCGCTTTCCTCGCCATTCCTATCCCTGGCTGCCGGTCTGAACGGATTGGCCGGTCCATTGCACGGAAGAGCCAACCAGGAGGTGCTGGAATGGCTCAAGGCCATGCAGTCCGAGCTGAAGGGTGACATCTCAAAGGAGAACATTGAAAAGTATTTGTGGAACACCCTGAACTCGGGCCGTGTGGTTCCAGGTTACGGCCACGCCGTCTTGAGAAAGACCGACCCAAGATACACTGCTCAGAGAGAGTTTGCTTTGAAGCACATGCCAGACTACGACCTGTTCAAGCTCGTCTCGAACATCTACGAAGTTGCTCCAAAGGTGCTGACCGAGCACGGTAAGACCAAGAACCCATGGCCAAACGTCGACTCTCACTCTGGTGTTCTTCTGCAATACTACGGCTTCACCGAGGAGTCCTTCTACACTGTGCTGTTTGGTGTCTCCAGAGCATTTGGTGTTCTGCCACAGCTCATCATCGACAGAGGTCTTGGAATGCCAATCGAGAGACCAAAGTCGTTCTCCACCGAGAAGTACAAGCAACTGGTGGAGAGTATCAACAAAGCATGA
- a CDS encoding Signal recognition particle receptor subunit beta: protein MFEVAPPDYQKFIVSLLLALAVLVVTSVLFNRKRIFHASKPVFVISGPKSSGKTNLFELLTKGDLPVLTVSSVEPNSATLNLGAQIGSYDVYDFPGNEKLKSLYLYPFLKKNLSSVKGIIYMIDASQFSSEYCTEVAQDLIRLYEITESVPNGIDFQLFCNKCDLFTSKKWTTIKSLLESEIAQICKRQILNLSQISAKDGQSDEAIVQQLASSFKDGKFQFELLEGNTEFGQGNVHKKKIEMVTNWLHEKAIN from the coding sequence ATGTTTGAAGTGGCCCCTCCCGATTATCAGAAATTTATCGTTTCGCTGTTGCTGGCGTTGGCCGTGCTCGTGGTCACGTCGGTGCTGTTCAACCGCAAACGCATTTTCCATGCGTCCAAGCCCGTGTTTGTCATCTCGGGGCCCAAATCTAGCGGCAAAACCAACCTgttcgagctgctcacAAAGGGCGACCTGCCCGTGCTGACCGTGAGCTCTGTCGAGCCCAACAGTGCCACACTCAATCTTGGTGCCCAGATCGGATCTTACGACGTGTACGATTTCCCTGGTAACGAGAAACTCAAGTCGCTGTATCTGTATCCGTTcctcaagaagaacctCTCTTCCGTGAAGGGAATCATCTACAtgatcgacgcgtcgcaGTTTTCTAGCGAGTACTGCACAGAGGTGGCGCAGGATCTGATTAGACTGTACGAAATAACGGAGAGTGTGCCGAATGGAATCGATTTCCAGCTGTTCTGCAACAAATGTGACCTGTTCACGTCGAAAAAATGGACCACCATCAAGTCGCTGCTTGAGTCAGAAATCGCGCAAATCTGCAAACGCCAGATCCTCAACCTCTCGCAGATATCTGCCAAAGATGGCCAGTCTGACGAGGCCATCGTACAACAGCTAGCGTCGAGCTTCAAAGACGGGAAATtccagtttgagctgcttgaggGCAACACAGAGTTTGGCCAGGGCAACGTTCAcaaaaagaagattgaGATGGTCACCAATTGGCTGCACGAAAAGGCCATCAATTAA
- a CDS encoding Sphingolipid C4-hydroxylase SUR2 produces the protein MFSLVDRNDLKIIEGPLRPPFLEIPKASLIEGLPDGLLAVIAPVVAYWVYSTLYHIIDVYELAERYRIHPSEEMLRKNTVSLSVVIRDVILQHIIQTIAALIFYQFDPKPTTGYENHTLWGWRHAVPDAIPTWALYVTYWYGLSLLKISIAFFIIDSWQYMLHRAMHLNKWLYRRFHSRHHKLYVPYAFGALFNDPVEGFLLDTVGTGIASLVTGLSAREQIFLYTFSTLKTVDDHCGYAFPFDPFQIVFPNNSIYHDIHHQHFGVKYNFSQPFFTIWDKLFDTTYHGVDEYSDKQKKITLEKYKIFLEERRKKNEKRKQEEQNKLKRKEEKQE, from the coding sequence ATGTTTTCTTTAGTGGATCGGAACGATCTCAAGATAATCGAGGGTCCCTTGAGGCCTCCATTTCTTGAAATACCGAAGGCCAGCTTGATAGAAGGGCTTCCAGATGGCTTACTAGCGGTGATCGCCCCAGTCGTGGCGTACTGGGTGTACTCAACTTTGTACCACATAATCGACGTCTACGAGCTTGCCGAGAGGTACCGCATTCACCCATCAGAAGAGATGCTTAGGAAGAATACTGTTTCTCTTTCCGTTGTGATTCGGGACGTCATTTTGCAACATATCATCCAGACCATCGCGGCCCTAATTTTCTACCAGTTTGATCCCAAACCGACCACCGGCTACGAAAACCACACTCTCTGGGGATGGAGACATGCGGTCCCGGATGCTATTCCAACATGGGCGCTTTATGTGACATATTGGTATGGCCTTTCACTTCTCAAGATTTCAATAGCATTTTTCATCATTGATAGCTGGCAATATATGCTCCATCGCGCCATGCATCTTAACAAATGGTTGTACAGACGCTTCCATTCTCGCCACCACAAACTCTACGTTCCCTATGCATTTGGTGCTCTTTTCAATGATCCCGTTGAGGGTTTTCTGCTTGATACGGTAGGCACTGGGATTGCCAGTTTGGTGACCGGACTAAGTGCCCGCGAGCAGATCTTCCTTTACACCTTTTCCACGTTGAAAACCGTCGACGATCATTGCGGATATGCGTTCCCATTCGATCCGTTCCAGATTGTGTTCCCGAACAACTCGATTTACCATGATATCCACCACCAGCATTTCGGAGTGAAGTATAATTTCTCGCAGcccttcttcaccatctgggacaagctgtttgacacTACATACCACGGCGTTGATGAGTACTCAGATAAGCAAAAGAAAATCACGTTGGAGAAGtacaaaatatttttagAGGAgcgcagaaagaagaatgaAAAGAGAAAACAGGAGGAGCAAAACAAGTTGAAGCgcaaagaagagaaacaGGAGTAA